Proteins from a genomic interval of Dehalococcoidia bacterium:
- a CDS encoding PIG-L family deacetylase, whose protein sequence is MPGLTILAVLAHPDDEGVCAGTLVKNVRLGGRSILICATRGEVGEISDPALATPETLGEVRERELREACAILGIDPPIFLGYRDSGMEGTEPNHDPRAFINGDRSEMLQRLVREVRRLRPDLIITFEPFGIYGHPDHRLVSQLATDAFAEAGTPELFPEEGDPWQPAKLYYATFVREWFQRWIESRRRDGEDAPPSRRALGTPEAEITTFVDISDVLEIKRRALQAHRTQLRPDGAWNREWSEEQKRLFGIEAFIRAAPPLAPGERDEIFAPVSSAA, encoded by the coding sequence GTGCCCGGTCTCACTATTCTCGCTGTTCTTGCTCATCCGGATGACGAAGGCGTGTGCGCGGGAACGCTCGTTAAGAACGTCCGCCTCGGCGGCCGGTCGATCCTGATTTGCGCCACGCGCGGCGAGGTCGGCGAGATCAGCGACCCTGCGCTCGCCACCCCAGAGACCCTCGGCGAAGTGCGTGAGCGTGAACTGCGCGAAGCGTGCGCAATCCTCGGGATCGACCCGCCGATTTTCCTCGGCTACCGCGACTCCGGCATGGAAGGCACTGAGCCCAACCACGACCCGCGCGCCTTCATCAACGGCGACCGGAGCGAGATGCTGCAGCGGTTGGTGCGCGAGGTGCGGCGCCTCCGTCCCGACCTCATCATCACGTTCGAGCCGTTCGGCATTTACGGTCATCCCGACCACCGGCTCGTCTCCCAGCTTGCGACGGATGCCTTCGCCGAAGCCGGAACGCCGGAGCTGTTTCCTGAGGAAGGCGACCCCTGGCAGCCCGCGAAGCTGTATTACGCTACCTTCGTGCGGGAATGGTTTCAGCGGTGGATCGAGTCGCGCCGGCGCGACGGCGAAGACGCGCCGCCATCTCGCCGCGCACTCGGCACGCCCGAAGCGGAGATCACGACCTTTGTCGACATTAGTGACGTGCTCGAGATCAAACGCCGGGCACTACAGGCCCACCGCACCCAGCTCCGCCCGGACGGCGCGTGGAATCGCGAGTGGAGCGAGGAGCAGAAGCGGCTGTTTGGTATCGAGGCGTTCATTCGCGCCGCGCCGCCGCTCGCTCCGGGCGAGCGGGACGAGATCTTCGCTCCTGTCTCCTCAGCGGCGTGA